ATTTTTAACGTCAGCAATCATCATGTTGGCTTTATTGGCGAGCTTCATTTTTGTCGCTTATTCAATGCTCATCAACCAACAAAATCTTCTGAAGGCATCCGATACTCGTTATCAGTCCTATCTATTGGCTGATGAATTGCGTCAAAGTTCGGATGATTTGACGCGACTGGCCCGAACTTATGTCGTGTCAAATGATGCGAAATATGAATCTCAGTATTGGGATGTACTGGCCATCCGTAACGGTGAAAAGCCGCGTCCTGAAAACTATCAGAGAATTTACTGGGATTTCGTGGCGGCTGACGGTAACAAACCGACGGCTGACGGTCAGAAAGTAGCGCTTCAAAAATTGATGAAAGACATCGGTTTTACGGAACAGGAATTCGGAAAATTGAAGGAAGCCCAAGCCAATTCAGATGGCTTGGTGGGAATCGAAACGGTCGCCATGAATGCAGTTAAGGGCCAATTCGCTGACGGCAATGGAAAATTCACTAAGAAGGGTGATCCGGATTTCGAAATAGCGAGAAAGCTGATGCACTCACAAGAATACCATATCGAGAAAGCCAAGATCATGAAACCGATTAACGAATTCTTTGCTTTGCTCGATCAAAGGACTAAGGATGCGGTCGATCACTACGCGTCGCTCGGCAATACCTATTTCTCATTCGCTTTTGGTCTGATGGCGTCTTTATTGGGATTCATCGTCTGGTTTTATTGGATGTTCCATCATAAGGTGCGGTTGCCCTTGGGCGGCGAACCGACTGACATGGTCGACATTACCAATCAGATTTCGCAGGGCGATCTGACCATGAAATTCGCATCCACCGATAAGGAAAGCGGGATTTACGCTGCATTAAAAGGTATGAGCGGACAGCTTAAGAACATGGTCAGTCAAGTCAACGACGCGACGGCCCACGTCAACGCGGCGGCCTCGGAGATCGCGCGCGGGAGCGCGGACCTGTCGCAGCGGACGGAAGAGCAGGCCAGTGCGTTGGAAGAGACGGCCTCCTCGATGGAAGAGCTGACCGGGACGGTGAAGCAAAGCGCGGAGAACGCCGGGCAAGCCAACCAACTGGCGAGCGCGGCGCGCGCGCAAGCCGAGCAAGGCGGCCAGGTGGTGGAGCAGGCGGTGGCGGCGATGGGGGCGATCCATCAGAGCAGCAAGCAGATCGCCGACATCATCGGGGTGATCGACGAGATCGCCTTCCAGACCAACCTGCTGGCCTTGAACGCGGCGGTGGAAGCGGCCCGAGCCGGCGAGCAGGGCCGGGGCTTCGCGGTGGTGGCCGGCGAGGTCCGCAAGCTCGCCCAGCGCAGCGCCGACGCCGCCAAGGAGATCAAGGCCCTGATCACCGACAGCGTCGCCAAGGTCGAGGACGGCGGACAGTTGGTCGAGCGCTCCGGGAAAACCCTCCAAGAGATCGTCACCGCCATCAAGAAAGTCAGCGACATCGTGGCGGAAATGGCCGCCGCCAGCCGGGAACAAGCCTCCGGCATCGAACAGGTCAACAAAGCCATCCTCCAGATGGACCAGACCACCCAGCAAAACGCCGCCCTGGTCGAACAGACCGCCGCCGCCAGCCACGCCATGGGCGAGCAGGCCCAGCAGCTCCAACAGCTCATGGCCTTCTTCAAGCTCGACGGCGCGCCTGCCGCGACCGCCAGCACAACACCTACGACCGCCCCAGTCAAATCGCGTCTCGACTTGCGTCCGGTCACTGGCACCGGCGCACCCGTCGCCCAGCGGATCCCGGCCAAACCGAGACCCGCCGCCCGCCCCGTGTCGGTCGAGAAAAAAGCTGTCGCCGCTCACACTTCCGAAGAATGGGAAAATTTTTAATGAAGAGTCTAAGCGGAGCTTGAGCAACCCTATAAAAAACATCGCTTTTTTTAATATTCTTAATATTTAGGAAACTTTTATGAACAGTAATTCTGAAAAAAAAGCTTTTCGGATGAATATTCGCTTAAAGATTTTATTGGGGTTTTTTACGGTCCTGTTGATTTTATTGGTGCTTGGCGCTACCGCAATTTTCAATCTTCAAAGTATTCGTAAGGAATTTGACGGATTAACGGAAGCCACGCAGGTAGAGCGGTACGCATTGAATGCTCGCGTGCATGTTCGAGATTA
The Candidatus Competibacteraceae bacterium DNA segment above includes these coding regions:
- a CDS encoding methyl-accepting chemotaxis protein; translated protein: MTIKKLFLTSAIIMLALLASFIFVAYSMLINQQNLLKASDTRYQSYLLADELRQSSDDLTRLARTYVVSNDAKYESQYWDVLAIRNGEKPRPENYQRIYWDFVAADGNKPTADGQKVALQKLMKDIGFTEQEFGKLKEAQANSDGLVGIETVAMNAVKGQFADGNGKFTKKGDPDFEIARKLMHSQEYHIEKAKIMKPINEFFALLDQRTKDAVDHYASLGNTYFSFAFGLMASLLGFIVWFYWMFHHKVRLPLGGEPTDMVDITNQISQGDLTMKFASTDKESGIYAALKGMSGQLKNMVSQVNDATAHVNAAASEIARGSADLSQRTEEQASALEETASSMEELTGTVKQSAENAGQANQLASAARAQAEQGGQVVEQAVAAMGAIHQSSKQIADIIGVIDEIAFQTNLLALNAAVEAARAGEQGRGFAVVAGEVRKLAQRSADAAKEIKALITDSVAKVEDGGQLVERSGKTLQEIVTAIKKVSDIVAEMAAASREQASGIEQVNKAILQMDQTTQQNAALVEQTAAASHAMGEQAQQLQQLMAFFKLDGAPAATASTTPTTAPVKSRLDLRPVTGTGAPVAQRIPAKPRPAARPVSVEKKAVAAHTSEEWENF